The nucleotide sequence taaaaatatactacaccattaatacccgGTCCCATCTCTTATATACACATAACGTCTTAGAGTCAGTGttgcagctagctacaaatctgtagcccgatttcttctctctcttctcttttctttctcgatatgtgtttataactggtttatagcctgctattgtacttaCTCTTATGCAGGAGGACAAGGATAATAGTAAACTACTACATCCCTCTtaaaatataactttttttctataaatataaaCACATTTCATTCTCTGGTctagttgttgttttttttttcattaggaACCGCAGATTTTTTAGTCCATCACATTCACGCATTTACAATCCATGTGACTGTATTAATACTTTTAAATGGTATTTTATTAATAGCAATTTATGCTTcacaataatatatattttgtatatcgAAGTCTACagctaaaattatttatattttaggacggagagagtataagtTAGCTATAAACTTATACGGAGAAGAGAgacgataaaaaaaatcaatggtgttGACTCTCATAAACAGCTAACTCGGCACGTGCTACAAGACAAATATTACCTTCATTCCAAATTAGTggtcgctttgattttttttcttacaacgtttgaccattcgtttaatttaaaaaatagtgtaaatataaaaaaatgataagtcatatttaaagtattttttataataaagcaagtcacaaataaaataaataataatttcataattttttaaataaaacgaatgatcaagaattacaaacaaaaacttaaagcaacgagtattttgggacggaggtagtacattaAATACATAAGtaaaaggaagagagaagagaataaaaataaagataatcTTATAACTAATcgattatatactccctccatcctaaaaataTTCAATCTATGAGAGAATTTGACCcctcatagtacaacgaatctggacatagagATATAAGTTTATCCAGATTTGTGATATTAGGAGGAAATGCGCCCTCTTCTaaggtttagtttttttttcgacGGAGGGAGCATGTTGGTTTTAATTAAGATAAACTAAAATAGCTGGCAGTGCGATCGATTGGTCCTTGGGTGCTTCAACCAAGTGTATAATCATGATCCTACATATAACCCATACCTAGCTAGCCGGGCACGACGCAGGCAGGACCAGCCATAGACCTCGCTTGATCAGTTGCTCTCGTTCACAGTGTCAGTGTGCATCATCAGGACATGGCAGGGCATGGAGGCGCATCTCACACAATGATTGGCTCTTCTGCAACATCCTCCCCCTCCCATTTGGCCCATTTTCTCCCTTGTTCGCATCTGCGCAGTGCCGCAGAATGCCAGAATCATGAAAGGCCACCACTGGGGATCATTGGGACGCATATCTATCTATCCGCCCGGTGTTGTGTTGGGACTGTGATGAATCGAGCGACTGCCTGGCTCGTGTCGGCGGGatgccggctgatggatttcaTCGGCCGTGTTTAGACCCTGTAAAAatttgactattttttttaagtatacggacacacatttaaaatattaaacgtatactaataacaaattacaaattccgactgtaaactacgagacgaatcttttgagcctaattaatccgtcattagcacatgtgggttactgtagcactatggctaatcatgacgtaattaggctcaaaagattcatctcgcgatttacagtcggactgtgcaattagttttttttatccacATTTGATGCTCCATAGATATGTCAaaacatttaatgtgatagaaaaattgaaagtttaaaaaataagttGGAATCTAAAAACACAGCCATATTCACCATCGATCGATGGAGCGGAGTAGGGGGCTAGGGGCCCCGCGGGGGAATAATTCTGCCCATGATTAAGCTGCCTGCCGGCACGAAGCGAGATTGTGCGCCCGGAAATGATTCGCCTGCATTTGCATGCATGCCCCCCTCCCCGGGCTGAGCAGAGCAGTGAGctgagcgggaggaggaggagcagagcAGCACTAGCCAATGGAGCGGGGAAAAAGGCAGCCGAGATCCAAGGCTTTTTGTGGTTTTGAGACCGGGGATAATCGGGAGAGAGAACGGCTTGCCCGGGCAGCCAGGGTGGGTCAGCCCTGGGGCATCTTGCTGAGCGCATGAGCCTTTACCATGGTGTGAGTGTGATCGGATCCGAGGATGAACGCCGGCGTCGCTGGGTTTGCCGGACCGCTGTCGATGCCGCGGCTGATCGAGAGAGCTCGAGATTGGGTCAGTTTGCAAGAGTTTCAGCACCAATTTTATTTCTGTTGAAGCTGAAGTCTAGCTAaactttaaaagaaaaaaaaatagagcggGGGCTACGACACTCATGAAATGAAATAAAGAGGGAGAGTTTGGTTTAAATTGATCCATAAGGCCATTCctaacccaatgactaggatggtgtccatagtattaaataagctgtcacatatgatgaaaaatgatgtggcaagtgaataaataaggaaagagaaagaaaccatgtcttgcatgagacatggtttctacacaacatccaagtcATCATATGAGATAAGTGGCATTAAATTTATGtttggaatagtggtgtttgcattagaaaaatagtgtctagtactagtttcttaatGATGTGAAGTTTATAAAAACTATGTCTAGTCTTGGGTTGGAAATGGCCTAACTCTACTTAgagttaaaataaatttaggagCTGGGGTGCTACTAATCAGGCCTGACACGTAGCGTGAATCGTGATCGGGTCCGTGACGTACGCCCGCCGTGTTTCTGGGCCAGATCATGTTGGGTTGGGTAGAAAGGGTTAGCTTGGTTTGGGCCGGACATTTTAGCTGGGCTAGGTTGTTTAgctaaggaaaaagtacactgaaggtccctcaacttgtcatcgaattacaaaatcatcttgaaccgtaaaaccagatataaagcatccctcaacttataaaaccagtaCAAATCTCTGGCGGTTTTAACTCCGGTTTTGTCTGATGTGACAGCTGactcagcatgggacccacgtgtgccccacgcgtcagcctcttcttccccctcccctctccacctctcttcctctctctcctcttttcttcacGGACGCCGGTGGGGGAGCAGCTGCACGGCCGGCAGGCGGCGGGGTGAGGAGCCGCGCGCGTCCTTCTCCGGCGCGGTGTTCAACCTGTCCACCACCATCATCGGCGCGGGCATCATGGCGCTCCCGGCCACCATGAAGGTGCTCAGTCTCGTGCCGGGCCTCATCCTGGTGATGCTCGCCGCAGTGCTCACGGACGCCTCCATCGAGCTCCTCGTCTGGTTCAGCCGCGCTGTGGGCGCCACCTCGTACGGCGAGGCCATGGGCGACGCCTTCGGTGCTTTCGGCAGGGGGATCCTCTAGCTCTGCGTCATCGTCAACAACGTCGGCGTGATGGTCAGCTTCACTGAACATTTCGTTGTGACTCTAATGGCTTGTGTTCTTTTTCCCTGGGATGAGTTCAGATCCACTGAAATACACGCCGGCCGTGTCGGTTGCTCTGGCCGTCGTGTTCGTGGTGATCACTGTCGGAATCGCCACCATCAAGCTGATGAAAGGGCAGATTCCGATGCCTAAGCTGTTCCCTGATGTTCATGACTGGAGCTCCACCTGGAGACTTCCCACTGCAGCTCCAgttcttgtgagttgtgactgcCTACATTTTCCATTACAACGGTACATTTTAATTACCAGCTAAGTTTGCATTTTTCTGTGGGAATGTGATTAACTTGCCACTGCATTCAGTGCACACAATTCACAACGAGCTCAAGGACCACTCCCTGATCAGGCCAATAGTGCGGGCGTCACTGCTACTCGGCTTGGTCGTGTACACCACCACCAGCTTCTTCGGCTTCCTCCTCTTCGGCGAGGCGACGCTGGACGACATGCTCGTCTTCCCCATCGTGTTCCGCGCGCTGCGATTCAACATGGacggcctcctcttcccctcagCGAGGCCCTTCTCCTGCGACAACCGGAGGTTCGGCGCGATCACGGCGGAGCTCCTCACGGTCATCTTCCTCGCCGCCAACTTCGTCCCCAACATCTGGGACGCGTTCCAGTTCACTGGGAGTAGCTGCACGGGCGACGACGTCGActgcggaggcggtggcgacagCTGCCTCACGGCCGTAATCCTTGTGGCGGCAGCCGTGTCTCCGATGAGGCCGCGCTCCTCCAGCGCGAGCTCGACGCCGGTGGCGGGGAAGAAGGAGAAAACGGCGACGCGGTGGTGCTCGCAATCCACCGCGCCCCGATGTGAAAAGGCTGCGGCGGGTCACGGAatgccgccgccagcgccgccagcCCGCCACCACCAACGCCCAACTCTGTCTGGGCCATCGCTGGCGACGTGACCCCCCTAGCCCCACCACCAGTGGCTCTTGCCCCTGCTTCGGCCGGCCGGCATGACCGGCGAATTAGAAGAgaattggagagagagagagagagagaggacgggAGAGAGATGACGTGTCATCAtgtcatgtggggcccacgtgggtcccacgctgactcagccgtcacgtaggataaaaccggtcTCAAAACCACCGAAAGCTCTATTATAACtagttttgattagttaagagaCGTCATATATCTGATTTTGCAGTTGagagatgattttgtaactcgatgacaagttgagggaccttctgtgtactttttcctttagctAACACACACGCACGGAAGATGGAACGGTGGGAAAACACAAGtaccagtactccctccgtctcaaaaaaaaataaacgctGGGTTTCCATATCTAATGTTTGACTGTCcatattatttgaaaaattatgaaaaaaaattaaaaagataagtcacgtataaagtattaatcatgttttatcatctaacaataataaaaatactaattataaaaaaatttcataaaacacGGATAGTCAAACATTAAACACGAAAATctaggatttgttttttttttggacggaagaAGTATTGGGCCAGTCGCTTTCCATCCGCTTTTCACAACCGGCAAAGACGGTGAGATGCGACCGCAAACTGACTACAGGACGACAAAGTTGTGTGTTCAGTTGTTCACCACGGGTGTCTTCACAGCCGTACTGCTAAGTCAATCCCGAAAGCTTCGGTTGTGATTCAGAAATATGACGTGTTTAAATCCAACCAGAATAGTTCgtatcaaaatttgaatttgcggcggcggtggccagcgAGTGCGTGGTCAgtgagcacgcggctggcgaagcggagcggagcGCCGGCAGAGGCCGGCGGAGTGGAGCagagcggtggcgacggcgataGGCTAGAGCATGGCCAACGGAGCAGAGCGgagcgtcggtggcggcgggctgCGTGTCGATAAGATTGGAAAGGAAagcaaaggagaagaaagaaaagaaaagagaaaaataaaaaaagaaataagatatgtgggctctatattttttttatctcacttATATGTAgaccttatattttttttctgactagaaTGAAATCAGCGAAACCATCTATATATACTATCATGGGACCCTTGATTGCATGGTTTTGAACATTTGAAGGGTGAAGAATTTTGGAATTAGGGATTAGGGCTGTCATACAGACTCGACGAATAGTTAAGGAATggtaggtgaacttattccaagaaGGAACGAGTGGGAAAACTGTAAGTGTTGGGGCAGTCGCTTTCCATCCGCTTTTAACTGGAGTACGTGCAAAGACGGTGAAATGCGACAGCAAACTGTCTACAGGACGACAAAATTATGTGCTCGGTTGTTCGCCACGGGTGTCTTCACAGCCGTACTGCTAAGCTTGCTGACGCCCCGAAAGCTTCGGTTGTGATTCCGAAATAGGACGTGTTTAAATCCAACCAGAATAGTTCgtaccaaaatttgaatttgcgTCTTagtaatttgaaagttttcaattagCTGTTGTGAAGAAGCGGAATTAACTGACGGAGTGAAATCATCAGGAGAAGCAAATGGCTGCATTCCCCCGCTACATATTGCGACCTGTGTGCAATGATTGTACTATTAATTCGCTTTGGCTCAGCCACGCTGTCAGCTCGCAATCAGATAATGTAACCAATTG is from Oryza sativa Japonica Group chromosome 9, ASM3414082v1 and encodes:
- the LOC107278857 gene encoding amino acid transporter AVT6A; the protein is MFMTGAPPGDFPLQLQFLPIVRASLLLGLVVYTTTSFFGFLLFGEATLDDMLVFPIVFRALRFNMDGLLFPSARPFSCDNRRFGAITAELLTVIFLAANFVPNIWDAFQFTGSSCTGDDVDCGGGGDSCLTAVILVAAAVSPMRPRSSSASSTPVAGKKEKTATRWCSQSTAPRCEKAAAGHGMPPPAPPARHHQRPTLSGPSLAT